One stretch of Amycolatopsis sp. NBC_00345 DNA includes these proteins:
- a CDS encoding bifunctional phosphatase PAP2/diacylglycerol kinase family protein has translation MLSQLSRTFRRVGRTDRALIRRSAALPKTRADQVLGSLSKSANQSRLWWVVAAVLATRKGPARRGALRGVAAIAGASAAANLIGKPLFPRRRPAEEEVPEHRRLRKRPTSSSFPSGHAASAAAFVTAVAMESPRTGLALVPLAGAVAYSRVHTGVHWPSDVGAGITIGVGVAALTRHWWPLGADLPARTAHSAEAPEMRDGEDMLALVNPHSGVDGQDPTEDVRYAWPKATILYPDPSQDLRDQLNAEIDARIGGVRALGVAGGDGTVAAVASVAAERNLPLALIPAGTLNHFARDVGVRSMPDADAATEAGEAVGIDLGEVEVTGTGEPGHRWFVNTASLGGYPEMVRLREKLQQRHPKWPSAAIALARVLRRAKPLRILLDGEPAEVWLIFVGNGTYSPKGFAPSRRPALDTGLLDVRYLRADLPYSRARFLLAMVTNSLNASHVYQQLDRPELHVRLLDGNRRVATDGEVGPLGNEFRFRARPSALTIYRSHDQGI, from the coding sequence GTGTTATCGCAGCTCAGCCGGACGTTCCGGCGGGTCGGCCGCACCGATCGCGCGCTGATCCGGCGCAGCGCGGCCCTGCCGAAGACCCGCGCCGACCAAGTGCTGGGATCGCTGTCGAAGTCGGCTAACCAGTCGCGGCTGTGGTGGGTCGTCGCGGCGGTGCTGGCGACGCGCAAGGGCCCGGCCCGCCGGGGCGCGCTGCGCGGGGTCGCCGCGATCGCCGGGGCCAGCGCGGCCGCGAACCTGATCGGCAAGCCGCTGTTCCCGCGCCGCCGCCCGGCCGAGGAAGAGGTGCCCGAGCACCGGCGCCTGCGCAAGCGCCCGACCTCCTCGTCGTTCCCCTCCGGCCACGCCGCCTCGGCCGCCGCGTTCGTCACGGCGGTGGCAATGGAGTCGCCGCGCACCGGCCTCGCCCTCGTCCCGCTCGCCGGCGCGGTCGCGTACTCGCGCGTGCACACCGGGGTGCACTGGCCCAGCGACGTCGGCGCGGGCATCACGATCGGCGTCGGCGTCGCCGCGCTGACCCGGCACTGGTGGCCACTGGGGGCCGACCTTCCCGCCCGCACCGCGCATTCCGCCGAAGCCCCCGAGATGCGCGACGGCGAGGACATGCTGGCCCTGGTCAACCCCCACTCCGGCGTCGACGGGCAGGACCCCACCGAGGACGTCCGCTACGCCTGGCCGAAGGCGACGATCCTCTACCCGGACCCGTCGCAGGACCTGCGCGACCAGCTCAACGCCGAGATCGACGCCCGGATCGGCGGCGTCCGCGCCCTGGGCGTCGCGGGCGGCGACGGGACGGTGGCCGCCGTCGCCTCGGTCGCCGCCGAGCGGAACCTGCCGCTGGCGCTGATCCCCGCGGGCACCCTCAACCACTTCGCCCGCGACGTCGGGGTCCGCTCGATGCCGGACGCCGACGCCGCGACCGAGGCCGGCGAAGCCGTCGGGATCGACCTCGGCGAGGTCGAGGTCACCGGGACCGGCGAGCCCGGGCACCGCTGGTTCGTCAACACCGCGAGCCTCGGCGGTTACCCGGAAATGGTGCGGTTGCGCGAAAAACTGCAGCAGCGGCACCCGAAATGGCCCTCGGCGGCAATCGCGCTCGCCCGGGTGCTGCGCCGCGCCAAGCCGTTGCGGATCCTGCTCGACGGCGAGCCCGCCGAGGTCTGGCTGATCTTCGTCGGCAACGGCACCTATTCGCCGAAGGGGTTCGCCCCGTCCCGCCGCCCGGCGCTCGACACCGGCCTGCTCGACGTCCGGTACCTGCGCGCCGACCTGCCGTACTCCCGGGCCCGCTTCCTGCTCGCGATGGTCACCAACAGCCTCAACGCCAGCCACGTCTACCAGCAGCTCGACCGGCCCGAACTGCACGTGCGGCTGCTCGACGGCAACCGCCGCGTCGCCACCGACGGCGAGGTCGGCCCGCTCGGCAACGAGTTCCGCTTCCGCGCCAGGCCGAGCGCCCTCACGATCTACCGCAGCCACGATCAGGGGATTTGA
- a CDS encoding alpha/beta hydrolase, with the protein MIIPQAAVDPVLPPDVTEQARDLGPLESPLIWLTAAGAAVAILAVTIALAHNRRARRWGTSGAVAFFLVAAVTAVNSYVGYVRTPDDLGRLFERGSGAASAVGQLLTDGGGESDAITPASQATPAHQQSSSGQATEVFSVADPAHNVPSGDNYVILPPGYSDPANAQHRYPVVYLIHGYPYGGPRDWLTSGAAPDTLRSLESAKVIEPMIVVSVDMTAGQPSKDWECLDVPGGPQLETYLAKTVVPAVDHRYRTVADRRHRALGGMSGGGFGALNIGLHHVDEFATLIIALPYDDLNDSVGVLNGNQAAIAANTPRRYLPTMTFSAPISVMLAVGTGAPTDVATARRIAAAFHERGQEAVVHSEHGFNHTWHTARATLPYLLAFADQNFRGSGPAS; encoded by the coding sequence GTGATCATCCCGCAGGCCGCCGTAGACCCGGTGCTGCCCCCCGACGTCACCGAGCAGGCCCGTGACCTGGGGCCGCTGGAGTCACCGCTGATCTGGCTCACCGCCGCCGGCGCCGCGGTCGCCATCCTCGCCGTCACCATCGCGCTGGCGCACAACCGGCGCGCCCGGCGCTGGGGAACCTCGGGCGCGGTGGCGTTCTTCCTCGTCGCCGCGGTCACCGCGGTCAACAGTTACGTCGGCTACGTGCGCACGCCCGACGACCTGGGCCGCCTCTTCGAACGCGGCTCCGGCGCCGCCAGCGCGGTGGGCCAGCTCCTCACCGACGGCGGCGGCGAGTCGGACGCCATCACCCCGGCCAGCCAGGCCACCCCCGCGCACCAGCAGTCGAGCAGCGGCCAGGCGACCGAGGTGTTCAGCGTCGCCGACCCCGCCCACAACGTCCCTTCCGGCGACAATTACGTGATCCTCCCGCCCGGGTACTCCGACCCGGCGAACGCACAGCACCGTTACCCCGTCGTCTATCTGATCCACGGCTACCCGTACGGCGGCCCGCGCGACTGGCTCACCTCCGGCGCCGCGCCCGACACCCTCCGCAGCCTGGAATCGGCCAAGGTGATCGAGCCGATGATCGTGGTCAGCGTGGACATGACCGCGGGCCAGCCCAGCAAGGACTGGGAGTGCCTCGACGTCCCCGGCGGCCCGCAGCTCGAAACCTATCTGGCGAAGACCGTCGTCCCCGCCGTCGACCACCGCTACCGCACCGTGGCCGACCGCCGCCACCGCGCGCTCGGCGGCATGTCCGGCGGCGGCTTCGGCGCGCTCAACATCGGCCTCCACCACGTCGACGAGTTCGCCACCCTGATCATTGCGCTGCCCTACGACGACCTGAACGACTCCGTCGGCGTCCTCAACGGCAACCAGGCCGCGATCGCCGCCAACACCCCGCGCCGCTACCTGCCCACCATGACGTTCAGCGCGCCGATCTCGGTGATGCTCGCCGTCGGCACCGGCGCCCCCACGGACGTCGCCACCGCCCGCCGCATCGCCGCCGCGTTCCACGAGCGGGGCCAGGAAGCCGTCGTCCACTCCGAACACGGCTTCAACCACACCTGGCACACCGCCCGCGCGACCCTGCCCTACCTGCTCGCCTTCGCCGACCAGAACTTCCGCGGTTCCGGCCCGGCGTCCTGA
- a CDS encoding nitroreductase/quinone reductase family protein, producing the protein MSTPDTTGPNDSARDAFLSHLPDHIRRAIEITPAAGTGERIIDITTLGRRTGRARRIEIFFYRAAGTTYLCSGAGGAATDWHANLLANPAFTFHLKNGIRADLPARATPVTDPAERQAVLAEIVADLNQPHDPGTIRPTRLEDWADSRLMRISFRHRP; encoded by the coding sequence ATGAGCACTCCGGACACGACCGGGCCGAACGACTCCGCACGGGACGCGTTTTTGTCCCACCTGCCCGACCACATCCGACGAGCCATCGAGATCACCCCCGCCGCGGGCACCGGAGAACGGATCATCGACATCACGACGCTGGGGCGCCGCACCGGCCGGGCACGCCGCATCGAGATCTTCTTCTACCGAGCCGCGGGCACCACCTACCTGTGCAGCGGCGCCGGCGGTGCCGCGACCGACTGGCATGCGAACCTTCTCGCCAATCCCGCCTTCACCTTCCACCTCAAGAACGGGATCCGTGCCGATCTGCCTGCACGGGCCACGCCTGTCACCGACCCAGCTGAACGTCAGGCCGTGCTGGCGGAGATCGTGGCGGATCTCAATCAGCCCCACGACCCCGGCACCATCCGGCCGACTCGGCTCGAAGACTGGGCTGACAGCCGGCTGATGCGCATCAGCTTCCGCCATCGGCCGTGA
- a CDS encoding SDR family oxidoreductase, giving the protein MSRFDNQTVLVTGGTGGQGSSHVRAFHAEGANVVIGGIDAERGAALADELGTRARFARLDVTDESSWSAAVLAAESAFGALNVLVNNAGVQNPPATIENTDQATWSRILDVNLTGTFLGIKVAAPALRRAAGGAIVNIASIMGLGGTAHYAPYVASKWAVRGLTQTAALELGRDHIRVNTIHPGVIATPFIHEPAAGAVAAIADFYSPEPFAIPRLGEPAEVTRLLLFLTSSDASFITGSEYVIDGGLLLGPALQAETA; this is encoded by the coding sequence ATGTCCCGCTTCGACAACCAGACCGTGCTCGTGACCGGTGGAACCGGCGGCCAGGGCTCGAGCCACGTGCGCGCCTTTCACGCGGAAGGAGCGAACGTGGTGATCGGCGGCATCGACGCGGAACGCGGCGCCGCGCTCGCCGATGAGCTCGGGACCCGCGCTCGCTTCGCCCGCCTCGACGTTACCGACGAGAGCTCGTGGTCCGCCGCTGTGCTAGCCGCCGAGAGCGCCTTCGGCGCCCTGAATGTGCTCGTCAACAACGCGGGCGTGCAGAACCCGCCGGCAACAATCGAAAACACGGACCAGGCCACGTGGTCGCGCATCCTCGACGTCAACCTCACCGGGACCTTCCTCGGCATCAAGGTCGCAGCCCCCGCTCTGCGCCGCGCGGCAGGGGGAGCCATCGTCAACATCGCCTCGATCATGGGCCTGGGCGGCACGGCTCACTACGCGCCGTACGTCGCCAGTAAGTGGGCCGTGCGAGGCCTCACGCAAACGGCAGCACTCGAGCTCGGCCGCGACCACATCCGGGTGAACACCATCCACCCCGGCGTGATCGCGACCCCCTTCATCCACGAACCAGCAGCCGGCGCAGTCGCGGCAATCGCCGACTTCTACTCACCCGAGCCGTTCGCCATCCCCCGGCTCGGAGAACCGGCCGAGGTCACCCGGCTTCTCCTGTTCCTCACGTCATCGGACGCGTCGTTCATCACGGGGTCGGAGTACGTCATCGACGGTGGACTCCTCCTCGGCCCCGCCCTTCAGGCCGAGACCGCATGA
- a CDS encoding TetR/AcrR family transcriptional regulator yields MSRVVTTYHQRVAQEKRALIVAAATALFLELGYDRTSLARIAERSGVSRATLFKQFPSKAALFDAIVTESWSTADEQDPPPAGNVVDGLSVIGRRYAELLGRAQMTDLFRIVIAELPRFPELAHAQFSHGKMPYFESVRSYLLAEHEAGTVRVEDVDLAATQFLGMISNYVFWPTLLVPGWEVSAERVAQVVDEAVRTTAARYAATGPGASTND; encoded by the coding sequence ATGAGCAGGGTCGTGACGACGTATCACCAGCGCGTCGCCCAGGAGAAGCGCGCGCTGATCGTGGCGGCCGCGACCGCACTGTTTCTCGAGTTGGGCTACGACCGGACGTCGCTGGCGCGGATCGCAGAGCGCTCGGGCGTTTCGCGGGCTACCTTGTTCAAGCAGTTTCCGAGCAAGGCTGCCCTGTTCGACGCCATCGTGACCGAGTCATGGTCGACCGCTGACGAGCAGGATCCTCCGCCGGCGGGCAACGTCGTCGACGGGCTCAGCGTCATCGGTCGCCGTTACGCCGAGCTGCTGGGCCGTGCCCAGATGACCGACCTGTTCAGGATCGTCATCGCCGAGCTGCCGCGGTTCCCCGAGCTGGCCCATGCGCAGTTCTCGCACGGGAAGATGCCCTACTTCGAGTCCGTGCGCAGCTACCTCCTGGCCGAGCACGAGGCGGGAACGGTGCGGGTCGAGGACGTGGACCTCGCAGCCACCCAGTTCCTGGGCATGATCTCCAACTACGTCTTCTGGCCGACGCTCCTGGTGCCGGGCTGGGAGGTGAGCGCCGAACGCGTCGCTCAGGTAGTCGACGAGGCCGTCCGCACCACCGCCGCCCGGTACGCCGCGACTGGACCAGGGGCGTCCACCAACGACTGA
- a CDS encoding FAD-dependent oxidoreductase, which yields MPAPVTIIGAGLGGLTLARVLHVHDIPVTVYEAEASPSARSQGGMLDIHDYNGQLAVQAAGLMDEFRSLILEGRQAMRILDPNGTVLFGQPDDGTGGRPEVQRADLRQMLLDSLPAGTVHWGHKAGSVRTVGESRHEVTFADGTTVVASLLVGADGAWSRVRPLLSNATPEYVGTSFVETYLFDADTRHPAAAKAVGGGMLVASAPGREIHAHRESSDTLHTYVVLPEPQDWFAGIDFTDAAAATARIAQEFDGWAPELTALITETDTAPVLRPHYALPIGHQWDRLPGVTLLGDAAHLAAPNGEGANWAMEDGAELGQAIAAHPDDVEAALTEYEQALFPRSAAASAAAAADAANIPSIEDAITFFTRDAQAS from the coding sequence ATGCCTGCCCCTGTCACGATCATCGGCGCCGGACTGGGCGGCCTCACGCTGGCCCGTGTCCTGCACGTCCACGACATCCCGGTCACCGTCTACGAGGCCGAAGCCTCCCCGTCGGCGCGTTCGCAGGGCGGGATGCTCGACATCCACGACTACAACGGACAACTCGCCGTCCAGGCGGCGGGCCTGATGGACGAGTTCCGGAGCCTCATCCTGGAGGGCCGCCAAGCCATGCGGATCCTCGACCCGAACGGGACCGTCCTGTTCGGCCAGCCCGACGACGGCACCGGCGGACGCCCCGAGGTACAGCGCGCCGATCTGCGACAGATGCTGCTCGACTCGCTCCCGGCCGGCACTGTCCACTGGGGACACAAAGCCGGCAGCGTTCGTACCGTCGGTGAGAGCCGCCACGAGGTGACCTTTGCCGACGGAACCACCGTCGTCGCGAGCCTGCTAGTTGGCGCGGACGGCGCGTGGTCACGCGTCCGGCCGCTGCTTTCCAACGCCACGCCCGAATACGTCGGCACGTCGTTCGTCGAGACCTATCTGTTCGACGCCGACACTCGTCACCCCGCCGCCGCGAAAGCCGTCGGCGGCGGAATGCTGGTGGCGTCCGCGCCGGGCCGGGAGATCCATGCTCACCGGGAAAGCAGCGACACCCTGCACACCTACGTGGTGCTCCCCGAACCACAGGACTGGTTCGCCGGCATCGACTTCACCGATGCCGCCGCGGCCACCGCGCGAATCGCGCAGGAATTCGACGGCTGGGCCCCGGAACTCACCGCACTGATCACCGAAACCGACACTGCGCCGGTCCTGCGCCCGCACTACGCGCTGCCGATCGGCCACCAGTGGGACCGGCTGCCGGGCGTGACCCTGCTCGGCGACGCCGCCCATCTCGCGGCCCCCAACGGCGAAGGCGCCAACTGGGCCATGGAGGACGGCGCGGAACTCGGCCAGGCGATCGCCGCGCACCCCGACGACGTCGAAGCCGCCCTCACCGAATACGAGCAAGCGCTGTTCCCCCGCAGCGCCGCAGCATCGGCAGCGGCCGCCGCCGATGCTGCCAACATCCCCTCCATCGAGGACGCGATCACCTTCTTCACCCGGGACGCGCAGGCCTCATAA
- a CDS encoding TetR/AcrR family transcriptional regulator, translating to MVREAGLRERKKAKTRRHIADTAARLFAAHGYDQVSIVDVARAAEVSDQTVYNYFPAKQDLAFDRAEEIRERYARTVLERPGGTSPAAALRTLALEHLDRHRGADLDLVRGSLPVLCVGSPTIRRLTLEAYDQHAEVIAAAITETCPAVHPAVARAHAAALVSVFQLVFERIGRAVVDGTPLDAVADELAPAVEAVFDDLDRHFQSFHNASTA from the coding sequence ATGGTCAGGGAAGCAGGGCTGAGGGAGCGCAAGAAGGCGAAGACGCGCCGGCACATCGCCGACACCGCCGCGCGCCTGTTCGCCGCGCACGGCTATGACCAGGTCTCGATCGTCGACGTCGCGCGGGCGGCGGAGGTGTCCGACCAGACCGTTTACAACTACTTCCCGGCCAAGCAGGACCTCGCGTTCGACCGGGCCGAGGAGATCCGCGAGCGGTACGCGCGAACCGTCCTCGAGCGGCCGGGCGGGACGAGCCCGGCCGCTGCCCTGCGCACCTTGGCCCTCGAACACCTCGATCGGCACCGCGGCGCCGATCTCGACCTGGTGCGCGGTTCGCTCCCGGTGCTGTGCGTCGGCAGCCCGACGATCCGCCGGCTGACCCTCGAGGCGTACGACCAGCACGCCGAGGTCATCGCCGCCGCGATCACCGAGACCTGCCCCGCCGTCCATCCCGCCGTGGCCCGAGCGCACGCGGCCGCGCTGGTCTCGGTCTTCCAGCTGGTCTTCGAACGCATCGGCCGCGCCGTCGTGGACGGGACACCCCTCGACGCGGTGGCCGACGAACTGGCACCCGCGGTCGAGGCCGTGTTCGACGACCTCGACCGCCACTTCCAGAGCTTCCACAACGCGAGTACCGCGTAG
- a CDS encoding class I SAM-dependent methyltransferase, with product MPSASESPAGPVNDYDTFGEAYSNENETSLINAYYTRPAILDLAGEVTGRQILDAGCGSGPLFAQLRDRGATVTGFDFSTTMVKLARRRLGEDAALQVADISRPLPFSDGAFDDVVAALVLHYLEDWTAPLAELRRVLKPGGRLIMAVNHPIIYKILHPEGRYFETVQWSDEYTFSGQKAVLTYWHRPLHAMTDAFTAAGFRTAVISEPYPAPGARERFPEEFGDRHAFLCFLFFVLEAV from the coding sequence ATGCCTTCTGCTTCCGAGAGTCCCGCCGGGCCGGTCAACGATTACGACACCTTCGGCGAGGCGTACTCGAACGAAAACGAGACCAGCCTGATCAACGCCTACTACACGCGGCCGGCGATCCTGGACCTGGCCGGGGAGGTGACCGGCCGGCAGATCCTCGACGCCGGCTGCGGTTCCGGGCCGTTGTTCGCGCAGCTGCGCGACCGGGGCGCCACCGTGACCGGCTTCGACTTCAGCACCACGATGGTGAAGCTGGCCCGGCGGCGGCTCGGCGAGGACGCGGCCCTGCAGGTCGCCGACATCAGCCGCCCGCTGCCGTTTTCCGACGGCGCGTTCGACGACGTCGTCGCGGCCCTGGTCCTGCACTACCTGGAGGACTGGACCGCGCCGCTGGCCGAGCTGCGGCGTGTGCTGAAACCCGGCGGCCGGCTGATCATGGCCGTCAACCACCCCATCATCTACAAGATCCTCCATCCCGAAGGCCGCTATTTCGAGACCGTCCAGTGGTCCGACGAGTACACCTTCAGTGGTCAGAAAGCCGTGCTCACGTACTGGCACCGGCCGCTGCACGCGATGACCGACGCGTTCACCGCAGCCGGCTTCCGCACCGCCGTCATCAGTGAGCCGTATCCGGCACCGGGTGCCCGTGAGCGGTTCCCCGAGGAGTTCGGGGACAGGCACGCCTTCCTGTGCTTCCTGTTCTTCGTCCTGGAGGCCGTCTGA
- a CDS encoding amidase, which translates to MSGLEFATLREQVAALQDNSISATELLELTIARIEEFDGKVNAVVVRDFDRARVAAKQADAALARGERAPLLGVPVAVKESFNVAGLPTTWGMPEAKGWEPAEDAALVTRVKDAGGVVIGKTNVPHSLHDWQSYNDVYGTTSNPWDLTRSPGGSSGGSSAALAAGYVSLALGSDIAGSLRVPAHFCGVFAHKPSLPLLPGRGNVPPRVPALAAPPDLAVVGPMTRSAADLTLATLLLAGPDEVDAVAYKLALQPSRGAGLGDFRVLVVDSHPLVPTAAVIREGFDRITRGLEKAGAAVTRHSELLPDLALTAMTYLTLLASRFGADMPPEAYRALQSTVAEIPPGTDTAEAIMQRGFVASHADWVKADRVRIGLADQWRRLFREFDVVLFPVTPTPAFPHDHAEQGERRLEIDGTAYPYGSHVLWPSAATLTGLPATAVPIGRTPEGLPYGMQIVGPYLEDRTTLRFAELIEQEFGGFTPPPGFA; encoded by the coding sequence ATGTCTGGACTGGAATTTGCGACGCTGCGTGAGCAGGTGGCCGCGTTGCAGGACAACAGCATCTCGGCCACCGAACTGCTCGAGCTGACCATCGCGCGGATCGAAGAGTTCGACGGCAAGGTCAACGCCGTGGTGGTGCGGGATTTCGACCGCGCCCGGGTCGCCGCGAAGCAGGCCGACGCGGCGCTGGCGCGTGGTGAGCGCGCGCCGCTGCTCGGCGTTCCGGTGGCGGTGAAGGAATCCTTCAACGTCGCCGGCCTGCCGACCACCTGGGGGATGCCCGAGGCCAAGGGCTGGGAGCCGGCCGAGGACGCGGCGCTGGTGACGCGGGTCAAGGACGCGGGCGGCGTCGTCATCGGCAAGACCAATGTGCCGCACTCCCTGCACGACTGGCAGTCCTACAACGACGTCTACGGCACCACCAGCAATCCGTGGGATCTGACGCGCTCGCCCGGTGGCTCCTCCGGTGGCTCGTCGGCCGCGCTCGCGGCGGGGTATGTCTCGCTCGCGCTCGGCTCCGACATCGCGGGGTCGCTGCGGGTGCCGGCGCATTTCTGCGGCGTCTTCGCGCACAAGCCGTCACTGCCGCTGTTGCCGGGTCGCGGAAACGTGCCGCCGCGGGTGCCCGCGCTGGCGGCTCCGCCGGACCTCGCCGTGGTCGGGCCGATGACCCGCAGTGCGGCCGACCTGACACTGGCGACCCTGCTGCTCGCCGGTCCCGACGAGGTGGACGCGGTCGCGTACAAGCTGGCGCTGCAACCGTCGCGCGGCGCCGGGCTCGGCGACTTCCGGGTGCTGGTCGTCGACAGCCATCCGCTGGTGCCGACGGCGGCGGTCATTCGCGAGGGGTTCGACCGGATTACGCGAGGGCTCGAAAAGGCCGGTGCCGCGGTCACCCGGCACAGCGAGCTGCTGCCCGACCTCGCGCTGACGGCGATGACCTACCTGACGCTGCTGGCGTCGCGCTTCGGCGCGGATATGCCGCCCGAGGCCTACCGGGCGCTCCAGTCCACTGTCGCCGAGATTCCGCCGGGCACCGACACGGCGGAGGCCATCATGCAACGGGGGTTCGTGGCCAGCCACGCCGACTGGGTCAAGGCGGACCGGGTCCGGATCGGCCTCGCCGACCAGTGGCGGCGCCTGTTCCGGGAATTCGACGTGGTGCTGTTCCCGGTCACGCCGACCCCGGCGTTCCCCCACGACCATGCGGAGCAGGGCGAGCGCAGACTCGAGATCGACGGCACGGCGTACCCCTACGGGAGCCACGTGCTCTGGCCGAGTGCCGCCACGTTGACCGGGCTGCCGGCGACCGCGGTGCCGATCGGGCGCACGCCGGAAGGGCTGCCGTACGGCATGCAGATCGTCGGCCCGTATCTCGAAGACCGCACCACGTTGCGGTTCGCGGAGCTGATCGAGCAGGAGTTCGGCGGGTTCACCCCGCCGCCCGGTTTCGCCTGA
- the prcA gene encoding proteasome subunit alpha: MTMPLYASPEQLMRERSELARKGIARGRSVVVMKYRGGILFVAENPSATLHKVSEIYDRIGFAAVGRYSEFENLRVAGIRHADLKGYQYDRRDVTARALANAYAATLGSIFTEQLKPFEVEVCVAEVGASQADDQLFRLTYDGSIFDESPYVVMGGQTEPISTKLKDTVDPDHDLETALGTAVEALKATVAASSNGNGGVPDQIKLEVAVLDRDRPRRAFRRLTGAALDALLPAPPEKKDDAKEDADEKDKDGKDKGSDAKGDSAKE; encoded by the coding sequence GTGACGATGCCGTTGTATGCCTCTCCCGAGCAGCTGATGCGGGAGCGTTCCGAGCTGGCGCGCAAGGGCATCGCGCGTGGCCGGAGCGTCGTGGTGATGAAGTACCGGGGCGGGATCCTGTTCGTGGCCGAGAACCCGTCGGCGACGTTGCACAAGGTCTCCGAGATCTACGACCGGATCGGGTTCGCCGCGGTCGGCCGGTACTCGGAGTTCGAGAACCTGCGGGTGGCCGGGATCCGGCACGCGGACCTGAAGGGCTACCAGTACGACCGGCGGGACGTGACCGCGCGGGCGTTGGCGAACGCGTACGCCGCGACGTTGGGCAGCATCTTCACCGAGCAGCTGAAGCCGTTCGAGGTGGAGGTCTGTGTGGCGGAGGTGGGGGCGAGCCAGGCCGACGACCAGCTGTTCCGGCTGACCTACGACGGTTCGATCTTCGACGAGTCGCCGTATGTGGTGATGGGCGGGCAGACCGAGCCGATCAGCACGAAGCTGAAGGACACGGTCGACCCGGACCACGACCTCGAGACCGCGCTGGGCACGGCGGTGGAGGCGTTGAAGGCGACGGTCGCGGCTTCGTCGAACGGCAACGGCGGGGTGCCGGACCAGATCAAGCTGGAGGTCGCGGTCCTGGACCGTGACCGTCCGCGGCGGGCTTTCCGCCGGCTGACCGGTGCGGCGCTGGACGCGTTGCTGCCGGCTCCGCCGGAGAAGAAGGACGACGCGAAGGAAGACGCGGACGAGAAGGACAAGGACGGCAAGGACAAGGGCTCTGACGCGAAGGGTGACTCCGCGAAGGAGTGA
- the prcB gene encoding proteasome subunit beta, with protein sequence MDNTSPRAGLSGPGLPAAYFSPASSSFADFLRDQAPELLPARRVPSGLGELGVPHGTTIVALTFAGGVLIAGDRRATSGNLIASRDMEKVHVTDEYSAVGIAGTAGLAVEMVRLYAVELAHYEKIEGVTLSLDGKTNKLAGMVKANLDMAMAGLAVVPLFVGYDLEAADAKHAGRIVSYDAAGGRYEENAGYAGVGSGSLFAKSALKKLYDPDADAEAAVRSAVEALYDAADDDTASGMPDMVRRIFPTVVTITAEHGAVQLPAEQTAAVAEAVVAGRAERTHHRAS encoded by the coding sequence ATGGACAACACCTCCCCTCGCGCGGGGCTTTCCGGTCCGGGTCTGCCCGCCGCGTACTTCTCGCCGGCGTCTTCCTCGTTCGCGGACTTCCTGCGGGACCAGGCGCCTGAGCTGTTGCCGGCGCGACGGGTGCCGTCCGGGTTGGGCGAGCTGGGTGTGCCGCACGGGACGACGATCGTGGCGCTGACCTTCGCCGGTGGCGTGCTGATCGCGGGTGACCGGCGGGCGACGTCGGGGAACCTGATCGCGAGCCGGGACATGGAGAAGGTGCACGTCACCGACGAGTACTCGGCGGTGGGCATCGCGGGCACGGCCGGGCTGGCCGTGGAGATGGTGCGGCTGTACGCGGTGGAGCTGGCGCACTACGAGAAGATCGAGGGCGTCACGCTGTCGCTGGACGGCAAGACGAACAAGCTGGCCGGGATGGTGAAGGCCAACCTGGACATGGCGATGGCGGGCCTGGCGGTGGTGCCGTTGTTCGTCGGGTACGACCTGGAGGCGGCGGACGCGAAGCACGCCGGCCGGATCGTGTCGTACGACGCCGCGGGCGGCCGGTATGAGGAGAACGCCGGGTACGCCGGGGTGGGTTCGGGTTCGCTGTTCGCGAAGTCGGCGCTGAAGAAGCTCTACGACCCTGATGCGGACGCCGAGGCGGCTGTGCGGTCGGCCGTGGAGGCGTTGTACGACGCGGCGGACGACGACACGGCGAGTGGTATGCCGGATATGGTGCGGCGGATCTTCCCGACCGTGGTGACGATCACCGCGGAGCACGGTGCGGTGCAGTTGCCGGCGGAGCAGACGGCTGCGGTGGCGGAGGCCGTGGTGGCCGGGCGCGCCGAGCGGACGCACCACCGGGCGAGCTGA